The following coding sequences lie in one Enterococcus sp. 9E7_DIV0242 genomic window:
- a CDS encoding YebC/PmpR family DNA-binding transcriptional regulator, with protein MGRKWANIKEKKAAKDANNSRVYAKFGIEIYVAAKSGDPDPHANQKLRFVIERAKTYNVPKHIIDRAIEKAKGSGDEQYSELRYEGFGPNGSMVIADALTNNVNRTAADVRAAFGKNGGNMGVSGAVSYMFDNTAIIGFEGSDADDILEYLMEKDIDVRDVVQEDDQVIVYGEPEDLHTIQEALKEKGIEEFSVTELEMVAQNDVTLTGDDLEKFEKMIDVLEDLEDVQKVYHNVDLGE; from the coding sequence ATGGGCCGTAAATGGGCAAATATTAAAGAAAAAAAAGCTGCCAAAGATGCAAATAACAGTCGCGTTTATGCAAAATTTGGTATTGAAATCTATGTCGCAGCAAAATCAGGTGATCCTGATCCCCATGCAAATCAAAAATTACGGTTTGTCATCGAACGAGCTAAAACATACAATGTACCAAAGCACATTATTGATCGAGCGATTGAAAAAGCAAAGGGGTCAGGGGATGAGCAGTATTCAGAATTGCGTTATGAAGGTTTTGGGCCGAATGGTTCAATGGTCATTGCAGATGCTCTGACAAATAATGTGAACCGTACAGCAGCAGATGTACGTGCTGCATTTGGTAAAAATGGTGGGAATATGGGTGTCAGCGGTGCCGTTTCGTATATGTTCGATAATACAGCAATTATTGGATTTGAAGGATCGGATGCAGATGATATTTTAGAATATTTAATGGAAAAAGATATTGATGTGCGTGATGTTGTTCAAGAAGATGATCAAGTCATTGTGTATGGAGAGCCAGAAGACCTGCATACGATCCAAGAAGCATTAAAGGAAAAAGGGATCGAAGAATTTTCTGTCACTGAATTGGAAATGGTCGCACAAAATGATGTAACATTAACTGGCGACGATTTAGAAAAATTTGAAAAAATGATTGATGTTTTAGAAGATTTGGAAGACGTTCAAAAAGTTTACCACAATGTTGATTTAGGGGAATAG